In Candidatus Palauibacter scopulicola, the genomic stretch CCTGATCGAGGAGGAGGTCGGGAAGCGGATCATCGGGCAGCGGGAGATCGTCGAGAAGCTGCTCATCACGCTGCTCGCCGATGGACACGCGCTGCTCGTCGGCGTCCCCGGTCTGGCCAAGACGCTGCTCGTCTCGACGCTCGCCGAAACCCTGCACCTGGAATTCAGCCGGATCCAGTTCACCCCGGACCTGATGCCCTCGGACATCACCGGGACGGAGGTTCTCCAGGACGACCAGCGCACGGGGGAGCGCCGTTTCGCCTTCGTCCGGGGGCCGATCTTCGCGGATGTGATCCTGGCGGACGAGATCAACCGGACGCCCCCCAAGACGCAGGCCGCCCTTCTGCAGGCGATGCAGGAGGGGGAGGTCACCGTCGGCAGCGAGACGTTCCCGCTCGGCCGCCCGTTCTTCGTCCTCGCGACGCAGAACCCGATCGAGCAGGAAGGGACGTATCCGCTTCCCGAAGCACAGCTCGACCGCTTCATGTTCGAGCTTCGGATCGGGTATCCGACAGCGGAGGAGGAGTCGGTCATCGCGGACATGGCGTCGAGTGGGCCGCCCGCCCAGGTGAACCCCGTCGTGACCGCGGGCCAGCTGCTCGAATACCAGGCGCTCGTGCAGCGGGTGCCGGCTTCGGAGTCGGTGGTCGGCTACGCGGTGCGGCTGGCGCGGGCGACGCGGCCGCGCGAGGCCTCCTCGCCGGAGTTCGTGCGCCGCATGGTGAGCTGGGGCGCCGGACCGCGGGCCTCGCAGCACACGGTGCTGGCGGCGAAGGCGCGGGCGGCGCTCGATGGCCGTCCCGCCCCCAATCTCGACGACGTACGCGCGGTCGCGCCCGCCGTGCTCCGGCACCGCGTCGTCCCGGGGTTCGAGGCGGAGGCCGAAGGGAAGACCGCGGACGACATCGTCGCGGAGTTGATCGAGCACAGCCGCGGCTGGTAGAACCTGGACGAAACGCGGTAGCGACGGTCAGGCGCCGGTCGCGGCCAACTCCAGATACCGGTCGAGCAGCGCGTCGCCGAACAGGAGGGCGACGGTCGCGCCGAACGCGAGGAAGGTCCCGAAGGGCACGGGCTTCCCCGTTCGGAGCGAGATGGGACCGTAGACGAGGGACCCGGCGAGCGCTCCGAGGAAGATCGTGAGGAGGGCACCGCCGGGACCGAGGAACGCGCCGACCATCGCCATCATCTTCACGTCGCCGCCGCCGAGCGCCGGCTTCCGGAAGGCCTTCTCGCCCAGCCACCCCACCACGTAGAGGAGTCCGAACCCAAGAACCGCGCCGGCGATCGCCGCGAGCGGTCGTGTCGACCCGGGGAGGGCCGAGAGTGCGAGGCCCGCGGCGCACCCGCCGAGGGAGAGGGCATCGGGGATGATGTAGTGGCGGGCGTCGATGACCGCGATCGCGAGGAGGAGCGTGAACAGGACCGCTCCCGTCAGGGCGGTGGCGGAGGTGCCGTACAGCCAGGCCATGCCGCCCCAGGCGAAGGCCGTTGCCAGTTCGATCGCGGGGTAGCGCGCAGAGATGCGGCCGCCGCAGTCGCGGCACTTCGCCCGCAGGAAGATCCATGAGAGGACGGGGAGGTTGTCGCGCCAGCGGATGGTCGCGCGGCACGCCGGGCAGCGGCTGCGCGGGCGCAGGACACTTTCTCCGGCGGGCATCCGGGCGACGCACACGTTGAGGAAGGAGCCCAGGGCGGCGCCGAGCAGCGCGGCGGCCCCGATGATCGCGGGGTCAGCCAAGCGGGCGCCCCGTCCGCATCCGGTCGAGCAGTATCGCGCCGGCCGACGCGACGTTCAGCGACTCCACGCCGCGGGCGAGCGGCACGGAGACGGCGCGGGCGGCGGCGGCGAGGAGGGGGGCGGAGACGCCGTGGGCCTCGCTGCCCAGGGCGAGCGCGACCGGTCCGGACGGCGACGCTTCAAGCGGCGGGGCATCGGCCGCCGCGGCCCATAGCGGGATCCCCCGCCCGGCGAGCCGCTCCAGGGCATCCCCGGTGTCCGTGCGGAAGACGGGGCCGCGGAACGACGCGCCCGCCGAGGCCCGCAGCGCCTTCGGCCCCCAGGGATCCGCGGTCTCGCCGACGCCGATCACGGCGGCCGCTCCGAGCGCGAGGGCGGTGCGCACGAGGACACCGACGTTGCCCGGATCCTGCACGCCGTCGAGCATCACGATCATGCCGTCGTCCACGTCGGCCCAGCCGTACGCCGGCACCTCGCCGATCGCAAGTACGGGCTGCGGCGTGGCGGCATCCGCCAGGGTCCGGACGATCGCTTCGGGCACCGCCTCCGTGCGAACGCCCCGTGCCGCCGCGCGTGCGAGCAGCGTCTGCAGTGCCGGCTCGTCCTCCGCCGCGTCGGCGTGCAGCACGGCGACCGTGCGGCCCGGCCACTCCAGCATCTCGCCGACGAGCCGCCGCCCCTCGGCCAGAAAACGCCCGGTTTCCCGGCGTCCCTTTCCGCGGTGCAGCGACCGCCAGGCCTTGATCTCCGCGCGCGTCGGCATGCCCTTAGTTTACGCGGCGGCTCAACGCGCTGTCATCGCGGCGCGCGGAGCGGCGGCGAGCCGGGCCGCGTGTGCGGACCCTGCGCGTACCTGAACGGAGTGGAGCGTGAACCGGAAGAAAGCGGCGCGGGCGACCGCCCTCACGATCGCGGGGAGCGATTCGGGGGGCGGAGCCGGCATCCAGGCCGACCTCAAGACCTTTCACGCGTTCGGCGTGTTCGGTACGAGCGCGATCACCGCCGTGACCGCGCAGAACACCCTTGGGGTCCAGGCGGTGCAGGCGCTCGACCCGTCGATCGTGCGGCGCCAGATCGAATCGGTGCGGGCGGACCTGCCGCCGGCAGCCGCGAAGACCGGGATGCTCGCCGACGAGGACATCGTGCGGGCGGTCGTCGCGGGGCTGCAGGGCTTCGACGCGCCGCTCGTGATCGACCCGGTGATGGTGGCGACGAGCGGCGACCCGCTGCTCGACCCGGCTGCCGTAGCCGCGATCCTCGAGGAACTCCTGCCGCTCGCGGCCCTGGTCACGCCGAACCTGCCCGAGGCGGAGATCCTCGCCGGACGGCCCGTGCGTACCGAAGACGACATGTCCGGGGCGGCGCAGGCGATCCTCGCGCGTGGTGCCGGGGCCGTGCTCGTCAAGGGCGGACACCTGGACGGCGAGGAAGTCGTGGACCTGTTCCGGGACGGAAGCCGCGAGCGGGTGTGGCGGACGCCCCGCATCCGGACGACGGAGACCCACGGGACGGGCTGCACGCTCTCGGCCGCGATCGCGGCGGGGCTGGCCTCGGGGCTCGCCCTCGAGCCGGCGATCGAA encodes the following:
- a CDS encoding MoxR family ATPase, with protein sequence MEAGRKVETDDVRLLEELGHARRLIEEEVGKRIIGQREIVEKLLITLLADGHALLVGVPGLAKTLLVSTLAETLHLEFSRIQFTPDLMPSDITGTEVLQDDQRTGERRFAFVRGPIFADVILADEINRTPPKTQAALLQAMQEGEVTVGSETFPLGRPFFVLATQNPIEQEGTYPLPEAQLDRFMFELRIGYPTAEEESVIADMASSGPPAQVNPVVTAGQLLEYQALVQRVPASESVVGYAVRLARATRPREASSPEFVRRMVSWGAGPRASQHTVLAAKARAALDGRPAPNLDDVRAVAPAVLRHRVVPGFEAEAEGKTADDIVAELIEHSRGW
- a CDS encoding A24 family peptidase; amino-acid sequence: MADPAIIGAAALLGAALGSFLNVCVARMPAGESVLRPRSRCPACRATIRWRDNLPVLSWIFLRAKCRDCGGRISARYPAIELATAFAWGGMAWLYGTSATALTGAVLFTLLLAIAVIDARHYIIPDALSLGGCAAGLALSALPGSTRPLAAIAGAVLGFGLLYVVGWLGEKAFRKPALGGGDVKMMAMVGAFLGPGGALLTIFLGALAGSLVYGPISLRTGKPVPFGTFLAFGATVALLFGDALLDRYLELAATGA
- a CDS encoding RNA methyltransferase, coding for MPTRAEIKAWRSLHRGKGRRETGRFLAEGRRLVGEMLEWPGRTVAVLHADAAEDEPALQTLLARAAARGVRTEAVPEAIVRTLADAATPQPVLAIGEVPAYGWADVDDGMIVMLDGVQDPGNVGVLVRTALALGAAAVIGVGETADPWGPKALRASAGASFRGPVFRTDTGDALERLAGRGIPLWAAAADAPPLEASPSGPVALALGSEAHGVSAPLLAAAARAVSVPLARGVESLNVASAGAILLDRMRTGRPLG
- the thiD gene encoding bifunctional hydroxymethylpyrimidine kinase/phosphomethylpyrimidine kinase; the protein is MNRKKAARATALTIAGSDSGGGAGIQADLKTFHAFGVFGTSAITAVTAQNTLGVQAVQALDPSIVRRQIESVRADLPPAAAKTGMLADEDIVRAVVAGLQGFDAPLVIDPVMVATSGDPLLDPAAVAAILEELLPLAALVTPNLPEAEILAGRPVRTEDDMSGAAQAILARGAGAVLVKGGHLDGEEVVDLFRDGSRERVWRTPRIRTTETHGTGCTLSAAIAAGLASGLALEPAIERGLAFTHAAIAAAPGLGSGRGPLDHWADPGGRSRD